A region from the Arachis ipaensis cultivar K30076 chromosome B01, Araip1.1, whole genome shotgun sequence genome encodes:
- the LOC107629411 gene encoding DNA-directed RNA polymerase 1B, mitochondrial has translation MWTYLAKRASSTKFKLPSESFYLPSSSNSRSFSRHLNFPEKIKAARTQILPGFQFLGFVKVGVFAPRNELCGSNFSFSEEHFGFSKYLKLARYYGSAAEAIESTTDTEDDCPTSNEVQKLLEHMLKEEEKGKAKAQVETKNGGVEGMANYKFKMLRKRQIKVETEAWEEAAKEYQELLDDMREQKLAPNLPYMKSLFLGWFEPLRNAIAADQEYSKRNVHRLSHAPYFNELPAEMMAVITMHKLMGLLMTNSNGVGSARVIQAACQIGEAVEHEAKIYRFMEKTKNTKSANADKPDGGCAPESIETGKLKEEKEKMAKDQKRLRKKVSMLMKKQKQKQVLGIVRGLDASKPWGQEGQVKVGSRLMQLLIESAYIQPPANEIGDAPPDIYPAFKHTLRTVTSDSQSRRYGVIECDPLVLKGLEKTARHMVMPYMPMLVPPINWTGYDKGAYLFLPSYVMRIHGAKQQREAVKRAPRCQLEPVFEALNTLGSTKWRINKRVLNVIDQIWANGGCLADLVDREDVPLPEEPDTEDESEIRKWKWKVKAAKKENNERHSQRCDIELKLAVARKMKDEDGFYYPHNLDFRGRAYPMHPHLNHLGSDLCRGVLEFAEGRPLGKSGLHWLKIHLANLYAGGVDKLSYEGRIAFTENHVNDIFDSADRPLEGNRWWLQAEDPLQCLAACINLSEALRSPNPEATISHMPVHQDGSCNGLQHYAALGRDKLGAAAVNLVCGDQPADVYSGIAARVLEIMKRDAEKDPKTNPNALHAKCLISQVDRKLVKQTVMTSVYGVTYIGARDQIKRRLKERCAIEEDSELFAAACYAAKTTLTALEEMFEAARSIMGWLGDCAKVIATTNQAVRWTTPLGLPVVQPYRQLGRHLIKTSLQILTLQRETDKVMGKRQRTAFPPNFVHSLDGSHMMMTAVACKKAGLNFAGVHDSYWTHACDVDDMNRILREKFVELYEAPVLENLLESFEKNFPTLKFPPLPERGDFDLREVLESPYFFN, from the exons ATGTGGACCTACTTAGCTAAGCGAGCTTCCTCAACGAAGTTCAAGCTACCCTCCGAATCCTTCTACTTACCTTCATCTTCCAATTCCCGAAGTTTTTCTCGGCATTTGAATTTTCCCGAGAAAATTAAAGCCGCTAGGACCCAGATACTACCAGGGTTCCAGTTTTTGGGTTTCGTTAAAGTTGGAGTCTTTGCACCGAGAAACGAACTTTGTGGATCCAATTTTTCGTTTTCTGAGGAACACTTTGGTTTTTCTAAGTACTTGAAGTTAGCTAGATATTATGGTAGCGCTGCTGAGGCTATTGAATCCACTACTGATACGGAAGATGATTGTCCCACTTCCAATGAGGTTCAGAAATTGTTGGAGCATATGTTgaaggaagaagagaagggaaAAGCAAAAGCCCAAGTGGAAACGAAGAACGGTGGTGTTGAAGGCATGGCTAACTACAAGTTCAAGATGCTTCGGAAGAGGCAGATAAAGGTGGAGACTGAGGCATGGGAAGAGGCAGCTAAAGAGTATCAG GAGCTATTGGATGACATGCGTGAGCAGAAGCTTGCACCCAATCTGCCTTACATGAAATCGTTATTCCTTGGTTGGTTTGAGCCTTTGAGGAATGCAATTGCAGCTGACCAAGAGTATTCCAAACGCAATGTGCATAGGTTGAGCCATGCTCCTTATTTCAATGAGTTGCCCGCGGAGATGATGGCTGTGATCACAATGCACAAGTTGATGGGGTTGTTGATGACCAACAGTAATGGAGTAGGCAGTGCCAGAGTGATCCAAGCTGCTTGTCAAATAGGTGAAGCCGTTGAACATGAG GCAAAGATATACAGATTTATGGAGAAGACAAAAAACACGAAGAGTGCAAATGCTGACAAGCCTGATGGAGGATGTGCTCCTGAATCCATAGAAACGGGCAAACTgaaggaagagaaagagaaaatggCTAAGGACCAGAAGAGACTCAGGAAAAAGGTTTCCATGTTGATGAAaaaacagaagcagaagcaagTGTTGGGAATAGTTCGGGGTCTAGATGCTTCAAAGCCTTGGGGACAGGAAGGTCAAGTAAAG GTTGGTTCTCGTTTGATGCAATTGTTAATAGAATCAGCTTACATTCAACCGCCTGCTAATGAAATTGGAGATGCTCCACCAGATATATACCCTGCATTTAAGCATACTCTTAGAACTGTGACAAGTGATTCTCA GAGTAGGAGATATGGTGTTATTGAATGTGACCCACTGGTGCTCAAGGGCCTTGAGAAGACT GCTAGGCATATGGTCATGCCCTACATGCCAATGCTGGTTCCACCTATTAACTGGACAGG GTATGACAAAGGAGCATACTTGTTTTTGCCATCATATGTTATGAGAATACATGGAGCAAAACAGCAACGCGAAGCAGTTAAACGGGCTCCAAGGTGTCAACTTGAGCCTGTTTTTGAG GCCCTTAATACTCTTGGCAGCACCAAATGGAGGATAAACAAAAGGGTGCTCAATGTTATAGATCAAATATGGGCTAACGGGGGATGTCTTGCTGACTTGGTGGATCGGGAAGAT GTTCCCCTTCCAGAAGAACCAGATACAGAGGATGAATCAGAAATCCGAAAATGGAAGTGGAAGGTCAAAGCTGCCAAGAAGGAGAATAATGAGAGACATTCACAACGATGTGACATTGAGCTTAAACTTGCC GTTGCACGAAAGATGAAGGATGAAGATGGCTTCTATTATCCTCACAATCTTGATTTCCGTGGGCGTGCATATCCCATGCACCCACATTTGAACCATCTCGGTTCTGATCTATGTCGAGGTGTACTCGAGTTTGCAGAGGGGCGACCTCTGGGAAAGTCGGGATTGCACTGGTTGAAAATACATCTGGCAAATTTGTATGCCGGTGGTGTGGACAAGTTATCTTATGAGGGCCGGATAGCATTTACCGAGAACCACGTGAATGATATATTTGATTCTGCAGACAGACCACTAGAAGGAAATCGTTGGTGGTTGCAAGCAGAGGATCCTCTTCAGTGTTTGGCAGCATGTATCAATCTCTCTGAAGCATTGAGAAGCCCCAATCCTGAGGCTACAATTTCTCATATGCCTGTGCACCAG GATGGTTCTTGCAATGGCTTACAACACTATGCAGCACTTGGCAGGGACAAG TTGGGAGCTGCTGCGGTTAATCTTGTTTGTGGAGACCAGCCTGCAGATGTGTATTCGGGCATTGCTGCCAG AGTTCTAGAAATAATGAAGAGGGATGCAGAGAAAGATCCTAAAACTAATCCCAATGCATTGCATGCTAAGTGTCTGATCAGCCAG GTGGACCGAAAACTGGTGAAACAGACAGTGATGACTTCAGTCTATGGAGTAACTTATATTGGGGCCCGAGACCAGATCAAACGTAGGCTAAAGGAGCGTTGTGCCATTGAGGAGGATTCAGAGCTGTTTGCTGCTGCTTGCTATGCTGCAAAA ACAACTCTCACTGCCTTAGAGGAGATGTTTGAGGCCGCAAGAAGTATCATGGGCTGGCTAGGTGATTGTGCTAAG GTGATAGCTACCACAAACCAAGCGGTTCGGTGGACTACTCCCCTCGGGCTTCCTGTAGTACAACCGTACCGACAATTAGGAAGACATCTT ATCAAGACTTCCCTTCAGATATTGACATTACAACGTGAGACTGACAAG GTCATGGGTAAAAGGCAGAGAACAGCTTTTCCACCGAATTTCGTTCACTCTCTTGATGGTTCTCACATGATGATGACTGCAGTTGCTTGTAAAAAAGCAGGGTTGAACTTTGCAG GGGTGCATGATTCGTATTGGACGCATGCATGTGATGTTGATGATATGAACAGGATACTTAGGGAGAAGTTCGTCGAACTCTATGAGGCTCCAGTATTAGAAAAT TTGCTTGAGAGTTTTGAGAAGAATTTCCCAACCTTGAAGTTTCCTCCCTTACCGGAGCGAGGAGACTTTGATCTCCGAGAGGTTCTGGAGTCTCCTTATTTTTTCAACTAG